Proteins co-encoded in one Prevotella sp. E13-27 genomic window:
- a CDS encoding RagB/SusD family nutrient uptake outer membrane protein → MKLNKIKAMIPVATILFATSITSCMDDLNDGNLDPNVTAEADINALYSKCYAGLIMEGNDGSADFTIQDAGRSTLLRNIFNFNVLPTDEAICWWSDGGIVDICYNQCVPSTPTLKFLYYRLVSNIGFCNHFLEIAESKGADATLIAEVRLLRAYNNYLMLDFFGDPSFTTSISAEAPKQAHAYNSKYVEGQSYSRAELLAMGREYMFNWVKSEIEAAEPNLLPAQPKNDTEADYGRVDKAAAWLLLSRLYLNAGVYLNNDGQNNPYWAEALNYAEKVIGSGYSLFDDSKISAAATSNGYKPYDLLFMGDNGSNGASCEAILPLKQDGVTTRGWGGSRFFIAAMWGESDGKYTTKTVTNLGPGTTDGSWSGMRCRPEFLEVFTSSPATYVGKTSAEIRAASSDDRAIFYGKGRTLDLATNTSYPQGIATPKWNNNYSTGATPHDPTDVDIDFFLFRAAEAYLNAAEAEIHINGATSTKAKQYMDAIRNRAHAGVKSTYSLSDVLDERAREFYFEGYRRVDLIRFNKFGGQDSYNWSYKNGVADGSNKIKFDKSRNLFPLPSSEIMANSNLIQIDGYSEIE, encoded by the coding sequence ATGAAACTCAATAAAATCAAAGCAATGATTCCGGTGGCAACCATTTTGTTTGCTACCAGTATCACTTCCTGCATGGATGACCTTAACGATGGCAATCTCGATCCGAACGTCACTGCAGAAGCAGACATCAACGCACTTTATTCAAAGTGCTATGCAGGCCTGATTATGGAAGGTAATGATGGCTCAGCCGATTTTACCATTCAGGATGCAGGACGCTCTACACTGTTACGTAACATTTTCAACTTCAACGTGTTACCTACTGATGAAGCTATCTGTTGGTGGAGTGACGGTGGTATTGTTGACATCTGTTACAATCAATGTGTTCCCAGTACCCCAACTCTTAAGTTTCTATATTATCGCTTAGTGTCAAACATCGGATTCTGTAATCACTTCTTGGAAATTGCTGAGAGCAAAGGTGCAGATGCCACTTTAATAGCTGAAGTCCGTCTGTTGCGTGCATACAATAATTATCTGATGCTTGACTTCTTTGGCGACCCATCATTCACAACTTCTATATCAGCAGAAGCTCCCAAGCAGGCCCATGCATATAATTCTAAATATGTTGAAGGTCAGTCTTATTCTCGTGCAGAATTGTTGGCTATGGGACGTGAGTACATGTTCAATTGGGTGAAGAGTGAGATAGAAGCAGCAGAACCCAACCTGTTGCCAGCACAACCCAAAAATGATACAGAGGCAGACTATGGACGCGTTGACAAAGCTGCTGCTTGGTTACTGCTGAGTCGTTTGTATCTGAACGCTGGTGTATATTTGAACAACGATGGCCAGAACAACCCATATTGGGCAGAAGCGCTCAACTATGCTGAGAAAGTTATCGGCTCTGGCTATTCACTCTTTGATGACAGCAAGATTTCAGCTGCAGCAACCTCAAACGGATACAAGCCTTATGACTTGCTATTCATGGGTGATAATGGCTCTAACGGTGCTAGCTGTGAGGCAATTCTTCCACTCAAGCAAGATGGCGTTACCACACGTGGTTGGGGAGGTTCGCGCTTCTTCATTGCTGCCATGTGGGGCGAATCAGATGGTAAGTACACTACAAAGACCGTTACCAACTTAGGCCCTGGTACAACAGATGGTTCTTGGTCGGGCATGCGTTGTCGTCCTGAGTTCCTGGAAGTATTTACATCTTCTCCTGCAACATATGTGGGTAAAACTTCTGCAGAGATTCGTGCTGCCAGTAGCGACGACCGTGCAATCTTCTATGGTAAAGGACGTACACTAGACTTAGCAACTAACACTTCTTATCCTCAGGGTATTGCCACTCCTAAGTGGAACAACAACTACTCTACAGGTGCAACTCCGCATGACCCAACAGACGTAGATATTGACTTCTTCCTTTTCCGTGCAGCTGAGGCTTATTTGAATGCTGCAGAGGCTGAGATTCATATCAATGGAGCAACCTCTACAAAGGCCAAGCAATATATGGACGCTATCCGTAATCGTGCCCACGCTGGAGTCAAGAGCACCTATTCGTTGAGTGACGTTCTGGACGAGCGTGCCCGCGAGTTTTACTTTGAAGGCTATCGCCGTGTTGACCTCATCCGATTCAATAAATTTGGAGGTCAGGATAGCTACAACTGGTCTTATAAGAACGGTGTAGCTGATGGTAGCAATAAAATAAAGTTTGACAAGAGCCGAAACTTATTCCCTCTGCCTTCTTCAGAAATCATGGCCAACAGTAATCTTATTCAAATTGACGGCTACTCTGAGATTGAATAA
- a CDS encoding SusE domain-containing protein, with protein sequence MKNKLLLGALLICIAGIFTSCEDDRDDNPTFITPTSFTLNTPAMTDQYIQLSATNTVHLTWSQPNFGYNAYATYSIQVGVVQADGGITWCQKNVKDGNGNVIGREDDYLSTNLYTCSSDINGEEIAQCINQADGITKPEDYVDKGFRKIAFRVRAALFEALTDLVPGSTIISNTVFFNYMAAYEAIKAPAYIYLVGSPNDWIAPQPANAAALEPWKLIETEIGSKVFEGTFVIPAGDLQFRFYTYLDDWGSDDDPMGSVGPQAKDAPISGCEWDEKNSYSDDLLQPGKGTWKFAGFAGGSVTFTVDMNTNKVKFTVN encoded by the coding sequence ATGAAGAACAAATTATTGCTTGGCGCTCTGCTCATTTGCATCGCAGGCATATTTACATCTTGTGAGGATGATCGTGATGACAATCCGACGTTTATAACGCCTACGTCATTCACGCTTAATACTCCAGCAATGACTGATCAATACATTCAATTATCGGCTACTAATACCGTTCACTTAACTTGGTCACAGCCTAACTTTGGTTATAATGCCTATGCTACATACAGCATTCAGGTTGGTGTGGTACAAGCCGATGGTGGTATCACATGGTGCCAGAAGAACGTAAAGGATGGAAATGGTAACGTTATTGGTCGTGAAGATGACTATCTGAGCACGAACCTCTATACTTGTAGTTCTGACATCAACGGTGAGGAGATTGCTCAATGTATTAATCAGGCCGATGGTATTACGAAGCCTGAGGATTATGTGGACAAAGGCTTCCGCAAGATTGCATTCCGTGTGCGAGCTGCACTTTTTGAGGCACTGACTGACCTTGTACCAGGATCTACCATTATTTCCAATACGGTCTTCTTTAATTACATGGCTGCCTACGAAGCCATCAAGGCTCCTGCCTACATCTATCTTGTCGGTAGTCCTAATGACTGGATTGCACCTCAACCTGCCAATGCAGCTGCTTTAGAGCCATGGAAACTTATTGAGACAGAAATAGGCAGTAAGGTATTTGAAGGTACCTTCGTTATTCCTGCTGGCGACCTCCAGTTCCGCTTCTATACCTATCTTGACGACTGGGGTAGCGACGATGACCCAATGGGTTCTGTAGGTCCGCAGGCGAAAGACGCACCTATCTCGGGCTGTGAGTGGGATGAGAAGAATTCTTACTCGGACGATCTTTTACAGCCTGGTAAGGGAACTTGGAAGTTTGCAGGCTTTGCTGGTGGTTCTGTCACCTTTACAGTTGACATGAACACAAACAAGGTGAAGTTTACTGTCAATTAA
- a CDS encoding smalltalk protein, which yields MKKETWKFILQTLAAILTAIATSLGVQSCMTMM from the coding sequence ATGAAGAAAGAAACGTGGAAATTTATTTTGCAGACACTTGCGGCAATACTTACCGCGATAGCAACAAGCCTCGGAGTGCAGAGCTGCATGACGATGATGTAA
- the glmS gene encoding glutamine--fructose-6-phosphate transaminase (isomerizing) has translation MCGIVGYIGKQEAYPILIKGLRRLEYRGYDSAGVALINADGSLNVYKAKGKVDNLTEYCSDKDVSGCIGIAHTRWATHGEPSARNAHPHYSQSHNLAIIHNGIIENYADIKLKLKEKGVEFKSDTDTEVLVQLVEYIMVKKKLSLLEAVQVALYQVIGAYAIAIVDKRDPSQIIAARKQSPLVVGIGDGEFFLGSDASPIIEYTNKVVYLEDGNIAVIRLGEELKVLSLLGEEQELKVKKVDIDLGQIEKGGYDHFMLKEIFEQPECLTNCMRGRINIEADHVTLSALIDYRRQLLDAKRIVIVACGTSWHAGLIGKQLIESFCRIPCEVEYASEFRYRNPVVGKGDVVIAISQSGETADTLAAIQLAKEKGAFIYGICNAIGSSIPRATDTGTYIHVGPEIGVASTKAFTGQVTVLTMFALALGEAKGTIKRDEYLKVVSELNRIPEIMKEVLTTNEKVRDLARTFTYAHNFLYLGRGYSYPVALEGALKLKEISYIHAEGYPAAEMKHGPIALIDSDMPVVVIATHNAMYEKVLSNIQEIKARQGRVIALVSKGDDTIARIADEVIELPDVIECLEPLVATIPLQLLAYHVAVCKGKNVDQPRNLAKSVTVE, from the coding sequence ATGTGTGGAATAGTTGGTTACATAGGAAAGCAGGAGGCTTATCCTATCCTTATCAAGGGACTTCGCAGACTCGAATATCGTGGTTATGACTCGGCAGGCGTGGCACTCATCAATGCCGACGGCAGCCTGAACGTTTATAAGGCAAAGGGAAAGGTGGATAACCTTACGGAGTACTGCAGTGACAAGGACGTGAGCGGATGCATTGGCATAGCTCACACACGATGGGCTACTCACGGTGAGCCTTCGGCACGCAACGCACATCCTCACTATTCGCAGAGCCATAACCTGGCAATAATCCATAACGGCATCATTGAGAACTACGCCGATATTAAGCTGAAGCTTAAAGAGAAGGGTGTGGAGTTTAAGAGCGACACCGATACCGAGGTGCTCGTACAGCTCGTTGAGTATATCATGGTGAAGAAGAAGCTGTCACTGCTCGAGGCTGTGCAGGTGGCTCTCTATCAGGTGATAGGTGCCTACGCCATAGCCATCGTTGACAAGCGCGACCCAAGCCAGATCATTGCTGCACGTAAGCAGAGTCCGCTGGTGGTGGGCATAGGCGATGGTGAGTTCTTCCTCGGTTCTGATGCCAGCCCAATCATTGAATATACGAACAAGGTGGTGTATCTTGAGGATGGTAACATTGCTGTAATACGCCTAGGCGAGGAGCTGAAGGTGCTCAGCCTGCTTGGCGAGGAACAGGAACTGAAAGTGAAGAAGGTTGACATTGACCTCGGACAGATAGAGAAGGGTGGCTATGACCATTTCATGCTGAAGGAGATATTTGAACAGCCTGAATGTCTTACCAACTGCATGCGTGGACGAATAAACATCGAGGCCGACCACGTGACACTATCGGCACTCATAGACTATCGCCGTCAGCTGCTTGATGCGAAGCGTATAGTCATCGTGGCATGCGGCACATCATGGCACGCAGGTCTGATAGGCAAGCAGCTCATAGAGAGCTTCTGCCGTATCCCTTGCGAGGTGGAGTATGCTTCTGAGTTCCGCTATCGTAACCCTGTAGTAGGCAAGGGCGATGTGGTCATTGCCATCTCACAGAGTGGTGAGACGGCCGACACACTGGCTGCCATACAGCTGGCAAAGGAAAAGGGTGCTTTCATCTATGGCATCTGTAACGCCATTGGCTCAAGCATTCCGCGTGCTACCGACACTGGCACATATATCCATGTGGGACCAGAGATTGGTGTAGCTTCAACAAAGGCGTTCACAGGTCAGGTGACTGTGCTCACCATGTTTGCACTGGCACTGGGTGAGGCAAAGGGCACAATAAAGCGTGACGAGTATCTGAAGGTGGTGAGTGAGCTGAACCGAATACCAGAGATAATGAAGGAGGTGCTGACGACCAACGAGAAGGTGCGCGACCTTGCACGTACGTTCACCTATGCCCACAACTTCCTGTATCTTGGTCGCGGCTATTCTTATCCTGTGGCTCTTGAGGGCGCACTGAAGCTGAAGGAGATCTCGTATATCCATGCTGAGGGCTATCCTGCTGCAGAGATGAAGCACGGACCTATCGCCCTTATTGACTCTGATATGCCTGTGGTGGTCATTGCCACTCACAACGCTATGTATGAGAAGGTGCTGTCAAACATTCAGGAGATAAAGGCCCGTCAGGGTCGTGTCATTGCTCTTGTGTCTAAAGGCGACGACACCATTGCGCGTATTGCCGACGAGGTGATAGAGCTGCCCGATGTCATAGAGTGTCTTGAGCCGCTTGTGGCTACCATTCCTCTGCAGCTGTTGGCATACCATGTCGCTGTGTGCAAGGGCAAGAACGTGGATCAGCCCCGTAACCTCGCAAAATCAGTCACCGTAGAGTGA
- a CDS encoding glycosyltransferase family 2 protein: MENSTLISVVTPVFNGNDFLKSIYKCLCDQTYANWEWVVVDDGSTDETWLTLTEIARGDERVRCFSQHNSGSAKAARDHAVYESRGDMLIQLDVDDRIEEHYMEKMLLRQQQTNADIVYPVMKFIDMLTADNTQSSSLQDRCTRTLPVEGFDASLVYNGRELVKETMPDWSIGCNGGLYRRKAWLNLSYPPQKEKPAVTSDEVDERLFLLAAERVAFSDAVYFYQNNDNSYTIRVTPKFFHYKTMTRLQLADVIEQNFAPDSIEVSRLHSCLFYGWRSMMACYAHNYGNLTGANDAIEAKLQQLFQRISFQRLTIRQRMHFLWLTDYKLLFMLFALKYNPRIIFEKLLQRYYPILYRLTIIRRRTEKEILKRIAPLYKDGNETAMKSREDAKSATAVVCIHTRGTADGGLVDRLRGAVSVFQQCLRTGRDFRLFFDYPFPLTDYLVPAEYDWQIDRNDIIWNTEKAHVVICDTQTTSQIERRQHRKLFYKEFTANSDKQIHCYTNSPISFIDGFADSFKKLFRPSDRLSQHLKEISDDIAAPYITVSARFCNLLGDFNEEVYNEPLPAAEQQQLLNSSIEQLMALKQQHADKRIVVCSDSTTFLERSREAIGAYIIDGTVSHIGNDTIRSYEYYEKTFLDFFTIARADAVFLLKGPGMYRSNFPQAAALLGGKTCEVVVF; the protein is encoded by the coding sequence ATGGAGAACAGCACACTCATATCTGTTGTTACGCCCGTGTTCAACGGCAATGACTTTCTCAAAAGCATCTACAAATGCCTTTGCGACCAGACGTATGCCAACTGGGAATGGGTGGTCGTTGACGACGGCTCTACCGATGAAACATGGCTGACGCTGACGGAGATAGCTCGTGGTGACGAGCGCGTGAGATGCTTCTCTCAGCATAACAGCGGTTCGGCAAAGGCGGCCCGCGACCATGCCGTCTATGAGTCGCGCGGCGACATGCTCATACAGCTCGACGTTGACGACCGCATAGAGGAGCACTATATGGAGAAGATGCTCCTCAGACAACAACAAACCAATGCCGACATTGTCTATCCAGTCATGAAGTTCATAGACATGCTGACAGCCGACAACACTCAAAGCAGCTCTCTTCAGGACAGATGCACACGGACACTCCCTGTGGAAGGCTTTGATGCTTCACTCGTTTATAACGGCCGTGAGCTTGTGAAAGAGACCATGCCCGACTGGTCTATAGGTTGTAACGGCGGCCTCTATCGGCGAAAGGCGTGGCTGAACTTAAGCTACCCTCCACAAAAAGAAAAGCCTGCCGTCACCTCCGACGAGGTCGATGAGCGTCTCTTCTTGCTTGCAGCAGAACGTGTGGCATTTTCCGATGCCGTCTATTTCTATCAGAACAACGACAACTCCTACACCATAAGGGTGACACCGAAGTTCTTCCATTACAAGACAATGACACGCCTACAGCTTGCCGATGTCATTGAACAGAACTTTGCGCCTGACAGTATAGAGGTGTCACGTCTTCACAGCTGTCTATTCTACGGATGGCGAAGCATGATGGCATGCTATGCCCACAACTATGGAAACCTGACAGGAGCCAACGATGCCATCGAGGCAAAACTACAACAGCTGTTCCAGCGCATCAGCTTCCAACGTCTTACCATAAGGCAGCGCATGCATTTCCTGTGGCTCACGGACTACAAGCTGCTGTTCATGCTTTTCGCTCTGAAGTATAACCCCCGGATTATCTTCGAAAAACTGTTACAGCGCTATTATCCTATACTTTACAGATTGACCATCATAAGGAGACGTACGGAGAAAGAGATACTGAAACGCATAGCTCCCTTATACAAAGATGGCAATGAGACGGCTATGAAAAGTAGGGAAGATGCCAAGAGTGCCACTGCCGTGGTGTGCATACACACCCGTGGCACTGCCGACGGTGGTCTTGTCGATCGTTTGCGTGGTGCTGTGAGTGTCTTCCAGCAGTGTCTCAGGACAGGACGTGACTTCCGCCTGTTCTTTGACTATCCGTTCCCCTTGACAGACTATCTCGTGCCTGCGGAGTATGACTGGCAGATAGACAGAAACGACATCATATGGAACACTGAGAAGGCACACGTGGTCATCTGTGACACACAGACGACATCACAAATAGAGCGGCGTCAGCACCGCAAGCTCTTCTATAAGGAGTTCACCGCCAATAGCGACAAGCAGATACACTGCTACACCAACTCGCCCATCAGCTTTATTGATGGCTTTGCCGACAGCTTCAAGAAACTGTTCCGTCCTTCCGACCGACTGTCACAGCATCTTAAAGAGATAAGCGACGACATAGCTGCGCCCTACATAACTGTGTCAGCGCGCTTCTGCAACCTCCTTGGCGACTTCAACGAAGAGGTGTATAACGAGCCGTTGCCCGCAGCAGAACAGCAGCAGTTGCTCAACAGCAGTATTGAGCAGCTCATGGCCCTGAAGCAGCAACATGCTGACAAACGTATTGTTGTGTGTTCCGACAGCACCACGTTCCTTGAGCGCAGCCGTGAGGCCATAGGGGCGTATATAATAGATGGTACCGTGTCGCATATCGGCAACGATACCATCCGTTCCTACGAATACTACGAAAAGACTTTCCTCGACTTCTTTACTATTGCCCGTGCCGATGCTGTATTCCTTCTCAAGGGTCCTGGCATGTATCGCAGCAACTTCCCTCAGGCTGCTGCCCTACTCGGTGGAAAGACTTGTGAGGTCGTCGTTTTCTAA
- a CDS encoding TonB-dependent receptor domain-containing protein, which yields MNRLLLVILLLFTAVGIQAQGLVKGRILDRQTDEVMQFVNIRITDSNNKHVGGAMTDVKGSFQIGNLKDGSYTLQVTFVGYKTVTRKFQITPQQRRVHYNAIYIAEDQQTLKEVQVVGQRSQMKLEVDRKTFTVDEVLAAAGGSVTDLLENIPSVEVTTDGEISLRGNSSVEVWINGKASGLTADNRAEILQQIPAESIERIEVIDNPSAKYSPEGTAGIINIILKRDRKAGYYGSMQAGANNQKGWNVGGNINYSSKTLDANINLGLRRRRGNGGNESEQHYPLQDTFMNSHGDNSNKGRGLFGRAGLTFHLSDNDDLSLQGMFLRGKPSNDNVSEYDYGVLSTGEVLKHMTRSTTSPEGKHRMYNAELSFTHKFNEKGTHTLDASLSFNKWKMNSSTIYRNDTTYTNGSPATWSLQNRPMNMNNHAWEAKIDYTNQISEKTKLEAGYNGRMSHENTPQESQIWNQTTNKYDDEAFFFNRFIYDIDIHALYVTANMNFGKFGVMAGMRGEYWKVDTKSIDYYQNESPFKKDYFQLFPSLFLNYSLTETAQLQLNYTRRLRRPWGGQLNSFKNTRDASMIEFGNPELTPEYTNSFSLNFMKTWEGHTLSIGTYYRPTTDVMQRIRYQGTYNGQPSMFMTNLNVAKSQSSGAELILKNKLWRILDLTTTLNAYYYKLNGFQTMVENQLVTGESDESFAWDGRLLASVILPYSITLQATGNYRSRSVITQGYRKPNGSLDLGLRKTFLNKMFALAINWRDVFGTRKFENYTESPTFWRHQKSWRKPRFNVQLTWNFGNMTSQKKPQREDNQQESDEDNSYSSFEQ from the coding sequence ATGAACAGATTATTATTAGTCATATTACTTCTTTTTACTGCCGTTGGCATTCAAGCTCAAGGACTTGTAAAAGGACGAATCCTGGACCGCCAGACCGACGAGGTTATGCAGTTCGTGAACATACGCATCACAGACAGCAACAACAAGCACGTCGGCGGTGCCATGACCGATGTGAAAGGCTCCTTCCAGATAGGCAACCTGAAAGACGGCAGTTACACGCTGCAGGTTACCTTCGTGGGCTACAAGACAGTGACACGCAAGTTCCAGATTACTCCCCAGCAACGTCGCGTACACTATAACGCCATCTATATCGCCGAGGATCAACAGACGTTGAAAGAAGTGCAGGTCGTAGGACAGCGCTCGCAGATGAAGCTCGAGGTTGACCGCAAGACATTCACCGTTGACGAGGTCCTGGCAGCAGCAGGTGGCTCAGTCACCGACCTGTTAGAGAACATCCCTTCAGTAGAGGTAACCACTGACGGAGAGATATCTCTTCGCGGCAATTCCAGCGTAGAGGTTTGGATCAACGGTAAGGCAAGCGGACTTACAGCCGACAATCGCGCTGAGATCCTTCAGCAGATTCCCGCTGAAAGCATAGAACGCATAGAGGTCATAGACAACCCATCAGCGAAATACTCGCCAGAGGGCACGGCAGGCATCATCAACATCATCCTCAAGCGCGACCGCAAGGCTGGCTACTACGGCTCAATGCAAGCAGGTGCCAACAACCAGAAAGGATGGAACGTGGGTGGTAACATCAACTACTCGTCAAAGACTCTTGATGCGAACATCAACTTAGGTCTGCGCCGTCGTCGCGGCAACGGTGGCAACGAGAGTGAGCAGCATTATCCTTTGCAGGACACTTTCATGAACAGCCACGGCGACAACAGCAACAAAGGACGTGGTCTTTTCGGACGTGCCGGACTGACATTCCACCTCTCTGACAACGACGACCTCTCGCTACAAGGCATGTTCCTCAGAGGAAAGCCATCAAACGATAATGTCAGTGAATATGACTACGGTGTGCTCTCAACTGGCGAGGTACTGAAACACATGACACGTTCCACCACATCGCCTGAAGGCAAGCACCGCATGTACAACGCTGAACTTTCCTTCACACATAAGTTCAACGAGAAAGGCACACACACCCTCGACGCATCACTGTCGTTCAACAAGTGGAAGATGAACAGCTCCACTATCTATCGCAACGACACCACATATACCAACGGCTCTCCTGCCACATGGAGTCTTCAAAACCGCCCCATGAACATGAACAACCACGCATGGGAAGCAAAGATAGACTATACCAACCAGATAAGCGAGAAGACGAAGCTCGAAGCAGGTTACAACGGGCGTATGTCTCATGAGAACACTCCACAGGAGTCGCAGATATGGAACCAGACGACAAACAAATATGATGATGAAGCCTTCTTCTTCAATCGCTTCATCTATGATATAGACATACATGCACTCTATGTCACAGCCAACATGAACTTCGGAAAGTTCGGCGTGATGGCAGGAATGCGCGGTGAATACTGGAAGGTTGACACAAAGAGCATAGACTATTACCAGAACGAGAGTCCATTTAAGAAAGACTACTTCCAACTCTTCCCATCACTGTTTCTCAACTATTCGCTGACCGAGACTGCCCAGTTGCAGCTTAACTACACACGTCGTCTGCGCAGGCCATGGGGCGGACAGCTCAACTCATTCAAGAACACCCGCGACGCGTCGATGATTGAGTTCGGTAACCCAGAGTTGACGCCAGAATACACCAACTCGTTCTCGCTCAACTTCATGAAGACATGGGAAGGACACACCCTGTCAATAGGCACCTACTACCGTCCTACGACCGATGTCATGCAGCGCATACGCTATCAGGGCACCTACAACGGACAGCCATCAATGTTTATGACAAACCTCAATGTGGCAAAGAGTCAGAGCTCGGGTGCAGAACTTATCTTGAAGAACAAGTTGTGGCGAATACTCGACCTTACCACCACGCTCAACGCCTACTACTACAAGCTTAACGGATTCCAGACCATGGTGGAGAACCAACTCGTGACAGGCGAAAGCGACGAGAGCTTTGCTTGGGACGGCAGACTGCTGGCATCCGTCATACTGCCCTATAGCATCACCCTTCAGGCAACAGGCAACTATCGCTCACGCTCAGTGATCACACAGGGTTACCGTAAGCCCAACGGTTCTCTTGACCTCGGCCTTCGTAAGACCTTCTTAAACAAGATGTTTGCCCTTGCCATCAACTGGCGTGACGTGTTCGGCACTCGCAAGTTTGAGAACTACACCGAGAGCCCTACCTTCTGGCGTCACCAGAAGAGCTGGCGCAAGCCTCGCTTCAACGTACAGCTGACCTGGAACTTCGGTAACATGACGAGTCAGAAGAAGCCTCAGCGCGAGGACAATCAGCAAGAATCCGACGAGGACAATAGCTATAGCAGCTTCGAACAATAA
- a CDS encoding DUF5723 family protein, with translation MKTIKRYILAVTLISQAVTMMAQELNSAYFVDDYKYRHIMNPALANEQSYVAIPVLGNLNMRLQGSLGVGDFFFKNPDYGIKSGAKKTTTFMHPGISVDEALSGFDKGANTVLFDMDLPVVSVGFAGFDGYNTIELKERMHFGLSMPYDFFKFAKDLKNQDYSFDDLGARGWSYTELAFGHSRQLYENLRVGAKFKLLFGTAYADFSMEGVHANLTGDHWLIDGKARGEINMKGASFKEKEEEYKTQPGKYKRVDGIDTDGAGISGFGIGVDLGGVYEFKDCSVDWLNKLKVSLALTDLGFISWSNGIVAESSGKTFRFDGFNDMDMSSGEGKKTFDDEKDNYADRFKDFANLENKGDNGGSTHALAATLRFGLEYPLPYYDKLTFGSLLSHRFDGKYSWTEERISANIRPLKWVDGGINVAFTSFCTTMGWVVNFHPSGMNLFIGMDHMIGKTGASSIPLDSNASFNLGLNVAWGGKKKSSRNLYLLTF, from the coding sequence ATGAAGACAATTAAGAGATATATACTTGCCGTGACACTGATTTCACAGGCAGTAACCATGATGGCTCAAGAGCTGAACTCGGCATATTTCGTCGACGACTATAAATACAGGCACATCATGAACCCGGCCTTGGCCAACGAGCAGAGCTATGTAGCTATTCCTGTACTTGGAAACCTCAACATGAGGCTACAGGGTAGCTTAGGCGTTGGCGACTTCTTCTTCAAGAACCCCGACTACGGAATAAAGAGCGGTGCAAAGAAGACCACTACATTCATGCATCCGGGCATCTCTGTTGACGAGGCATTGAGCGGTTTTGACAAAGGTGCCAACACCGTTCTCTTCGACATGGACCTGCCAGTCGTATCTGTAGGTTTCGCAGGCTTCGACGGCTATAACACCATCGAACTGAAAGAGCGCATGCATTTCGGTCTCTCCATGCCCTATGACTTCTTCAAGTTCGCTAAGGACCTGAAAAACCAGGACTACTCCTTCGATGATCTCGGAGCACGCGGATGGAGCTACACCGAACTGGCATTCGGACACTCTCGCCAGCTCTACGAGAACCTGCGTGTTGGTGCAAAGTTCAAGCTGCTGTTCGGTACTGCCTACGCAGACTTCAGCATGGAAGGTGTTCATGCCAACCTGACAGGCGACCACTGGCTCATCGACGGAAAAGCTCGTGGTGAGATAAACATGAAAGGAGCCTCTTTTAAAGAGAAGGAAGAAGAGTATAAGACACAGCCAGGAAAATACAAGCGTGTTGACGGCATTGACACCGATGGTGCTGGTATTAGCGGCTTCGGCATCGGAGTTGACCTCGGTGGTGTCTATGAGTTCAAGGACTGCTCTGTTGACTGGCTTAACAAACTGAAGGTAAGCCTCGCCCTGACCGACCTCGGCTTCATCAGCTGGAGCAATGGCATTGTGGCTGAATCGTCAGGCAAGACATTCCGTTTCGACGGCTTCAACGACATGGACATGAGCAGCGGAGAAGGCAAGAAGACCTTCGATGACGAGAAAGACAATTACGCCGACCGATTCAAGGACTTCGCAAACCTTGAGAACAAAGGCGACAATGGTGGCAGCACACACGCACTGGCAGCTACCCTTCGCTTTGGTCTGGAGTATCCTCTGCCTTATTACGACAAGCTCACCTTCGGCTCACTGCTCTCTCATCGTTTCGATGGCAAGTATTCGTGGACTGAGGAACGCATCAGCGCCAACATACGTCCGCTGAAATGGGTTGACGGTGGCATCAACGTGGCATTCACGTCTTTCTGCACTACCATGGGATGGGTGGTTAACTTCCATCCGTCAGGAATGAACTTGTTCATCGGCATGGACCACATGATAGGCAAGACAGGAGCATCATCTATTCCCCTCGACTCCAATGCCAGCTTCAACCTTGGTCTGAATGTGGCATGGGGTGGCAAGAAAAAATCATCACGCAATCTGTACCTGCTCACATTCTAA